The Pyxidicoccus trucidator sequence AAAGAGCGTCGTCATCGCTTCGGCGTTCCTCTCGCTCGCTCCGGAAATCCGTCGCACCGTCGCCTGGGCCTGCTCGCCCAGCGTCGCGAGCCGCTCCGGCGAGGCCAACAGCTCCGCGAGCGCCGCATGCAGGGCCTCGCCGTCCGCGACCTGCTGCCCGCCGTGTCCCGACAGCAGCTCCACGCTGTCCCGGAAGTTGTCCATGTGCGGCCCGTACAGCACCGGCTTCCCCTGCCCCGCCGGCTCCAGGATGTTCTGCCCGCCCCGCTTCGTGAACGAGCCTCCCACGAACACCACCGTCGCCAGCCGGTAGGCCCTCGACAGCTCACCAATCGTGTCCAGCACCGCCACCTGCCCACGCTCGGGGTTGCCTTGCGAGCGCAGCCCCACGCTCAACCCCTGCTCACGCGCCAGCGTCACGATGCGCGCAGCCCGGTCCACGTACCTGGGCGCGATGACCAGCCGCAGGTCCGGCCACCGCTCCAGCAGGCGCCGATACACCCGGAGCAGCACTTCCTCCTCGCCATCGTGCGTGCTCCCGGAAATCCAGACGCGGGCACCCGGCTCAAGTCCCAGCGCGCCGCGCAGCGTGTCGTCCTCGCGCACGGGGCCTCCCGCCAGGGAGTCGAACTTCGTGTTGCCCGTCACCGTCACCCGCTCCGGCCGCGCGCCCAGGCTCCTGGCCCGCTCGGCCTCCTCGTCCTGCCGCATCAGCAGCAGGTCCAGGTCCCTCAGCGGGTTGTCGATGAGCCGGAACAGCCAGCGGTACTTCTCCAGATTCGCCGGGGAGAAGCGCCCGTTCGTCATCACCACCCGCGCCCCACCCCGCTTCGCCGCGCGGATGAGGTTGGGCCAGATCTCCGTGTACTCCAGCACCAGCACATCCGGCCGGATGGCCCGCACCGCCCGGCGCGTCGCGCCCCAGAGGTCGTAGGGCACATACACCACCCCGTCGATGTCCTTCGCCAGCCGGCCCTTCGCCATCGCGTAGCCGCTGTCCGTCATCGTCGACAGGATGAGCTGGCACCCCGGGAAACGCGCACGCAACGGACCGAACATCGGGGACAGCGCCAGCAGGTCTCCCGCGCTGGCGCCGTGCAACCACAGCACCGGGCCCTCGCCGCGCGGGGGCAGGCTGCCCGGGCCGTAGAAACCCAGCCGCTCCTTCAGCCCATGACGCGTCTTCCGGTGCAGCGAGAGCACCGGGAACAGGAGCGCGAAGAGCGCATAGCTGGCGAGGATGTACAGGAGGCGCATGGACGGGTCTCGCGCCCTCTATCAGATGCCCGGCCCGCGCGGCACCACACGGACGGGGCTCGGGACTATCCAGGGCCGCCACTCCGTCCCGAAGAAGCGTCCCGGCCCCCGGGCCCACACCTCCACATGAACCACGC is a genomic window containing:
- a CDS encoding 3-deoxy-D-manno-octulosonic acid transferase gives rise to the protein MRLLYILASYALFALLFPVLSLHRKTRHGLKERLGFYGPGSLPPRGEGPVLWLHGASAGDLLALSPMFGPLRARFPGCQLILSTMTDSGYAMAKGRLAKDIDGVVYVPYDLWGATRRAVRAIRPDVLVLEYTEIWPNLIRAAKRGGARVVMTNGRFSPANLEKYRWLFRLIDNPLRDLDLLLMRQDEEAERARSLGARPERVTVTGNTKFDSLAGGPVREDDTLRGALGLEPGARVWISGSTHDGEEEVLLRVYRRLLERWPDLRLVIAPRYVDRAARIVTLAREQGLSVGLRSQGNPERGQVAVLDTIGELSRAYRLATVVFVGGSFTKRGGQNILEPAGQGKPVLYGPHMDNFRDSVELLSGHGGQQVADGEALHAALAELLASPERLATLGEQAQATVRRISGASERNAEAMTTLFPHGRPDPR